The Rhizoctonia solani chromosome 14, complete sequence genome has a segment encoding these proteins:
- a CDS encoding Transposase family tnp2, whose translation MPVPSLLHQQQSLRSLSPPRPGLLLPAPPEQFILGPNSNNSPEPPELRVRNFNQVPDCEDVALLWAQVLKTRVRVEEDSTSGPTEISVASGFVSRSDSDASAEPTEPLEGCFNAATYGLSPSELLREEQRVQMVLNASKRLVSSQLDDIEVFDFIVQDKISIRTYHRMQSCFCLTWSHASLPSLKNLCSRILALCGLKPVTYDCCKNSCICFAGPFADLQSCPECNTPQKNAAGAPQKTFTYIPLIPQLRALYCSLRMCKAMQYRHNYKRNKDTIEDYFDGNQYCELLGTYVTVNGEQKPFKFFADWREIALALSTDGMCPFKRRKNSCWPLILINLNLPPDQRTHLENLVCVGIIPGPKSPKNLGLFLWPLIDELLQLASGVSAVDVSTKQLFSLRAHLLAVFGDIPAITKLLDFVGHNGRFPCRFCLMSAIQGATAGGGTHLYCPLHRKEEPFFDPMKLPARTHQECIEQGLTVLQAQTSNAQSKLATATGVKGVSSLVQLPSISIPASFPIDIMHMIFINIIPQLIDIWTGNFNNMDKGKGTYHINPILFKRIGEIVANSGSTIPTSYGCRVPDISAPSHGSATAEAWSIFGGYLGPYVLRKQFRNPKYYQHFVRLIKLVNQITLYEIKRSDIPEIRKGFIRWVKEYEKYYYQYNAARIQTCTVNIHYLLHVADCIEYLGPVWCYWSYPMERFCSFVGGVVKSRRFPFENISQRMRDTAQLQVIRHLYGLHNKLTFLQLDIIDDNETDTIQGYERTILLGRCASNLKISDQLQRKICGYLVQLFGISVFEAKKAIPERVPEWRRLRISQGGDTITARGSQKIRSDARDSSFVRYELLVDKNARHRNAPVDLQPVSQYGQLQHIFQLDLKARSAANPSSKSIPLILALIHEAPVLIENTHEYKVVSYPDGQLKSGEVVDARTIHADCEFTFPSFT comes from the exons ATGCCAGTACCTTCACTCTTACACCAACAACA ATCACTGCGTAGTTTATCCCCTCCCCGGCCGGGCTTGCTACTACCTGCGCCCCCTGAGCAATTCATCCTTGGCCCCAACAGCAACAATTCCCCAGAACCGCCAGAGCTCCGCGTCCGCAATTTCAATCAAGTGCCTGATTGTGAGGATGTTGCGTTGCTGTGGGCTCAAGTCCTCAAAACAAGAGTACGCGTAGAAGAGGACAGTACCTCAGGACCCACGGAGATATCTGTTGCTAGTGGGTTTGTATCCCGCAGCGACTCCGATGCAAGTGCCGAGCCAACAGAGCCTCTAGAAGGTTGCTTTAATGCAGCCACATATGGTTTATCGCCTAGTGAGCTCTTACGGGAGGAGCAACGTGTGCAAATGGTACTAAACG CATCCAAACGCCTTGTTTCATCACAGCTGGATGATATTGAAGTATTTGACTTCATTGTTCAAGACAAAATTAGTATTCGGACTTATCACCGAATGCAAAGTTGCTTCTGTCTAACTTGGAGTCACGCAAGTTTACCATCCCTCAAAAACCTTTGTTCGCGTATTCTTGCACTTTGTGGGCTGAAGCCTGTGACTTATGACTGCTGCAAGAACTCTTGCATCTGTTTTGCTGGCCCATTTGCCGATCTACAGTCATGTCCCGAGTGTAACACACCACAAAAAAATGCTGCTGGTGCGCCCCAAAAGACTTTTACCTATATCCCATTAATCCCCCAGCTGCGAGCTCTCTACTGTAGTCTCCGTATGTGCAAAGCAATGCAATACCGTCACAACTACAAGCGCAACAAGGATACAATAGAAGATTATTTTGATGGTAATCAATATTGCGAGCTACTAGGTACTTATGTCACTGTCAATGGTGAACAGAAACCGTTCAAATTTTTTGCGGACTGGCGGGAGATCGCCCTGGCCCTTTCCACAGATGGAATGTGTCCTTTCAAACGACGCAAGAACTCTTGTTGGCCTTTGATACTAATCAATCTCAACCTTCCACCCGATCAACGCACCCATCTTGAAAATCTTGTCTGCGTTGGCATAATTCCAGGTCCAAAATCCCCCAAGAACCTGGGTTTGTTCTTGTGGCCGCTTATTGACGAGCTCCTTCAGCTTGCATCTGGTGTCTCTGCTGTTGATGTATCAACCAAGCAGCTTTTCTCTCTTCGAGCTCATCTTCTTGCTGTCTTTGGCGACATACCGGCTATCACAAAGCTACTGGACTTTGTTGGGCATAATGGGCGCTTCCCCTGCCGCTTTTGTCTTATGTCGGCTATCCAAGGTGCTACAGCTGGTGGAGGTACACACTTGTATTGCCCGCTCCATCGCAAAGAAGAGCCTTTCTTTGATCCCATGAAACTCCCTGCCCGTACGCATCAAGAGTGCATAGAACAAGGCTTAACAGTGCTTCAAGCTCAAACTTCAAATGCGCAATCAAAACTTGCTACCGCAACTGGCGTCAAGGGTGTCTCATCACTTGTCCAACTCCCATCCATAAGTATCCCCGCCTCATTCCCAATTGACATAATGCACATGATATTTATTAACATTATTCCCCAGCTTATTGACATCTGGACTGGGAACTTCAACAATATGGACAAAGGGAAAGGCACTTATCACATCAACCCTATTCTATTCAAGAGGATTGGGGAGATTGTTGCTAATTCTGGATCAACCATACCTACGTCTTATGGTTGCCGAGTGCCTGATATTTCGGCTCCGAGTCATGGAAGTGCAACTGCAGAGGCGTGGAGTATTTTTGGAGGGTATCTGGGACCATATGTCCTCCGCAAGCAATTCCGTAACCCCAAGTACTACCAACATTTTGTTCGACTTATCAAGCTTGTGAACCAAATCACCTTGTACGAGATCAAGCGCTCCGATATCCCAGAGATTCGCAAGGGGTTCATTCGCTGGGTCAAAGAATATGAAAA ATATTATTATCAGTATAATGCCGCCCGAATTCAGACCTGTACTGTGAACATTCATTATCTCCTTCATGTTGCTGACTGCATTGAGTATCTTGGTCCTGTGTGGTGTTATTGGTCATACCCGATGGAAAGATTCTGCAGTTTTGTTGGCGGCGTAGTGAAAAGTCGACGCTTCCCATTTGAAAACATCTCCCAACGCATGCGAGACACGGCGCAGCTTCAAGTTATTCGACACTTATATGGATTACACAATAAACTAACGTTTCTACAACTTGATATTATTGATGACAACGAAACGGACACTATACAAGGAT ATGAGCGCACAATTCTGCTTGGGCGTTGTGCAAGCAACCTCAAGATCTCTGACCAGCTTCAGAGGAAGATATGCGGTTATCTCGTTCAGTTGTTTGGTATTTCAGTATTCGAGGCCAAGAAAGCAATCCCAGAGCGTGTGCCCGAGTGGAGAAGACTTCGTATCTCCCAGGGCGGGGATACTATCACAGCTCGGGGAAGCCAAAAGATTCGCTCTGATGCACGCGACAGTTCGTTTGTCAGA TACGAACTACTTGTAGACAAGAATGCACGGCATCGAAATGCCCCAGTAGACTTACAACCCGTTAGTCAATACGGGCAACTACAACACATTTTCCAGCTAGATTTGAAGGCCCGCTCGGCTGCAaacccatcatccaagaGTATTCCCCTTATTCTTGCACTGATTCACGAAGCGCCAGTACTCATTGAAAACACGCATGAGTACAAAGTCGTCTCATATCCAGACGGCCAGCTCAAAAGCGGCGAGGTTGTGGATGCGCGAACGATTCA TGCAGACTGCGAATTTACTTTCCCTTCATTTACGTAG